The genomic stretch CTGTCGCAATCCGGGCAGCTACATCGTCGCGGAAGCGCATCACCTGGCCGCGCGTCAAGGCGATATCGCAGGCGACGACGGTGCCGCTGGCGCGCAACCCTTCGGGGACGGCATGCCGGATGGCCCACAGGCCGTCGCGATGGTCGATTGCGACATCCAGGATCGGCGCATCATCACCCTCCATCAGCGGCGCGAGCAGTTCGGCAAGCTGCTCTTCCAGCCATTCGGCCTCGAACGCCGCCCCTGCGGAGATTTCCAGCAGCACGACATAAGGCGGGGTGGGTGCGAACGGCGCGCGCAGACCCGGGACGTGGCCTAGCGCTGCCTCGAATGCTTTGGGGCCAATTCCTTCGAATGCAGTCAACAGGGTGCCCAGACCGCCCTCCAATACCCGCAGCAGGTCCAGAACTTTGTGCGGATCGCGCAGGGCCACCATCGCGGTCAGCTGAACTGATGGCAGAGGTTGAAGCGCTACTGTCACCCGCGTGACAATGCCCATCGACCCGCCGCTCCCAACCAGCAGCTGCTTCAGGTCGATACCGGTATTGTTCTTCCACAGCGGCGCGCCCAGCGTCAGTCGCGTGCCTTTGCCATCCGCCATGACGACGTCGAGCACCATCAGGTTCGCGCGCACATCGCCATAGCGCAGCAGTCTTGCACCGCCCGTATTGGCGGCAACCATACCGCCCAGCGATGGATCGGCGCCAAGATCCACTGGGAAGAACAGGCCGTGTTCAGCAGCCGCTGCATTCAATGCGGACAGGCGCACGCCGGCATCAACCGTCGCGGTCCGGTTCTCAGGGTCGATCGAAATATAGCGTGAAAGGCGGTCGAGGTTGATGACTAGATCACCATTTTCCGCGAGACCAGCGCCCGCCAGCCCAGTGCAGGCGCCTTGTACCACGAGACGCAAACCCTCGTCCGCTGTCAGTCGTACCAAAGCAGATACGCCCTGTTCATCGACCGGCCGCACTACGGCTAGCGGTAGCCCGCCGCCCATACCGCGACCGTCCATACGATAACCGGCCAGATCATCGGAGTTCACCAAGACATTGGATGCTCCCACAATGCCCCGTAAACGCTCGAGGACCCCCTCATTAGATGGCAGGGAGGTGCTCATGCCGCCTTAGTCATGTGGAAGATTCCGGTCGCGTTGCCGCTGTCGAAGGAAAGGTCGAGGACGCCTGTATCGGGATCAAGATCCCGGCTTATGAATTCATAGAACGAACCTGGAACAAAAAGGGTCTGGTCGCCTTCAGGCGTGGAAAACTTCCTTTCGATCATGTCAGCTCGATAAGCGGTCTGCCGGACACGTCCCTTGCGCGAGACCTCGATTTTTTCTTTCATCGGTCGCCCCATTGCCTTTTGTTCCGCAGCCAGCTTGTCGATGTCGGGGACACGATCGGTCGCGTGATTGAAGGCGTTACCTTCGGTGGCGATCCAAGCTGCTTCCTTGGACACGATCTTCAGCACTTCGTAATCGGCAAGTGAGGGCTGGGCATGTTGGCGATCGAACGCTCGCACGAGAGTAGGCAGCACCCGCCTCGCTTCTTCGAAGGACAGCGCCTGCCCAGCGGCGAAACGTGCCAGCGCGGCGTTTGCAGCCGCATCGAGCGGATCCTGCGAGGTGCCGAACACGCGCTGCGCCGCCGCGCCGAACGCCTCATCGAACTCCTCGACATGCAGTTCGCTGACGAAGAATTGTGGGATCGTCTCGGGAAAATCACGATGACGATAGGCCCGGCCCGTCATCTTCAGGGTAGGAAGCGGGTAGATAGCGGCGACTTCGTAGCCAAGGGGCTCTAGGATGCGCCGGAAGGCAAGTTCGCCCTGCGGCAGCAGCCCAGTCATGCCATCCGGGAAGCGAATCGTTCGGATTGCACCATGATCGAAGCAGACCTTGCCCCCGGACCAGCGCACATCGTCGACATAAGTTGCACCGCTCGGCACGCGGTAAAGAAGGTCGGCGAACAGGACGAGGTTCAGTGCCGCAGCGAAGCAGGAGCGAGTTACGCCCTGACCGTCGGCCTGGGCTGCGGGCACCATCGGCTCAAGCAGGTTCTCAATGTAATCCCGGCGGCTTTCATCTAGAAGTGTCCCGGCCAGTGCTAGCGCACCGCATTCATTCTGAACGATCATGTTTGAGGAACTCCCTTGGGCCAATTGAGGACCTTATGAACCTGTGATAGTGATTCACGAAATCGATTAGGATCATCTACAAATGACGTTTTGGCATGAGTGAGAGCCGGCGCCTCCTGCCACCGATGTCCGCGCTCAACACTTTTGTGGCAGCCGCTCGCTATGACAGCTTCTCGCGCGCAGGCGAACAAGTGGGACTGACTCAAAGTGCCGTCAGCCGGCAGGTCGCTATACTTGAGGACTGGTTGCAGACCCCGCTGTTCGATCGGCGCGGGCGGCGCGTTTCGCTCAACTCCGCAGGGCAGGCTTATGCTGACCAGATCCGCCCTGCTCTCGACCGCGTTCGCGCAGCAACCGAGCGGGCTCTGCGGCACCGCGAAGGTCGAGAACTTTTGATTGCTACGCTGCCCAGCTTCGGAATGCGATGGCTTGCCCCGCGACTGCCCGAGTTGACCCTTCGTCATCCAGGCATGACGGTCAGCTTCTCCCTACGGTCGCTTCCCTTTGATCTGAGGGACGAGACGTTTGATGCTGCAGTGCATTTCGGGCAACCGGACTGGCCGAACGGATCGCATCTTTTTCTCTTTCGTGAAGAGGCGATCGTCGTCGCGGCGCCGGATTGGCTCGCAGCTCATAGGGTTGCTTCGCCGGAGGATCTCGTTGGCCTGCCACTGCTTTCGCAGTCCTCCCGCTCCACTGCTTGGTCGCGATGGTTCGCGAGTTGCGGCATAGCCTGTCCGGAAACGATCGTTGGCGCCAAGTTCGAGCAGTTCCTTATGCTTGCGCAGGCGGCTGCAGCCGGTGCAGGCGCCGCCCTGATCCCACGGTTCTTGATCGAACCTGAAATTAAGTCTGGGACTTTGGTGCAGCCTTTTGCGCAAACCCTGTCGAGCGACGATGCCTATTACCTTGTCACCCGTCTTGATCGACCCGACGATGTATCGGTTAATATGTTCCGGGATTGGATCGCAGACCATGCAGAAATAGAAGCTTCGTCCCTCACAAGCTGAGCGCTAATGAGACCTGCGCGGGTGGGTGTAGACGGGCACGAATGTTGCTAGTTCTATGGGTTTTCCGAGGAGGAGGGCATCGGGTGGCGCAGCGTTCGATTGGTCAGGAGCGGTTTGGCTTTGCGGAGCGCAAGCGGGCGACTTCGTCGCTCGACGGGCTTGCCTATCGCGGCAATCCCCGAGAAGGGATCACGCTGCAACTCGCGCTCGACCAGCGCGGCGAGACCCACCATGCCCTTCCGGAAGTCGACCGGCTTGACCGCCACCAGCACCTTCAACGGCCCCGGCGGAATGATCACCGCGCTACCTTCGCCGCCAGCAAAACACGCTCGATATGATCGGCGCTGGCCCCGTCCGGCACCCGGATCGTCATGCCGCCAAGCTCGATCAGGATTTCCCCGCACGCCCATCAGACATGGCCAACTGAGCGACAATCGCCGACACGAACGCCGTTTCGTCGCCCGCCTGCATCCGGTCGCGCGCCTCGCGTCGCCAAGCGTAGAGATGCTGATCCGCGCCGCCTCCGTCCGGCTTGCTCCTTCGTAGATCGCCGCCAGCGCCAGCAAGCGCCGCGTTTGCGCGCCGTCCTTCGAATGGCAGGCCGCCTTTCTCACAGAGGACGCATCATAATCCGGGCGAAGCGGGATCGGCATGGCAAACTCCTATCCGTTTGCCAGGTTGAATCAGCGATCCCCGATAGCTGCAACCCATTCGAGTCACGATCTCCGAGCTTTGGTATAAGGCCCCGCCCGGCAGCAGAAATATCTGAGGTGTCAGGGGGCCGTGCGCCGATAGCTTTCGGTCGCACCCATATCACCCTTCCCCTTATAACGGGACAGGGCGGGCCACGGGTAAAAGGCGCGCTGCCGCATCGGTGCCGTTCCGGGCATGTCTCCCATCATCAGTTGCGACGGGGCGACCTTCTGTTCAACCCAGCGAACAAGCGCGGATTGCGCATCGAACACGAACGGGCCGGTGCCGCCGCTGCCATGGGCCATTCCGGGAATGACATAGAGTTGGACGAAATCGGCGACCGTGCCTGCCCCCATCTTCTTGTTGACCTCCGCGAACCAGTCGATGGTCATTGCCGCCGAAACCATCGCATCGCCCCAACCATGAACGATGATCATCTTGCCGCCGCGTGCGTGAAAGGCGCTGAGGTCGATCGCGTCAGGGTCCAGCGTTCGCGACATCTCGTCGATCCTGGCCTTTTCCTTAACATAATGAAACTGGGTCCAGTCGTAGCCGGGACCGGGATTGTCCTTGACCGCCATGTAGCGCAGACCCGTGGCCGCGCCGGTCAGGGCGAAGGGGATGCCCGGTACGGCCGGGCCGGGCGGCGGCAGGATTGACCCTGCCCAGTCCATTTCAGACCCGATGTCGACCGGATAATCGAAATAGGTTTCCCCCCGCTCGTTCGTCGGCTTCGTATAGATTTTGCGCAGCGCCGCGACCTGGGCACCGTTCAGGCATTCGTTTTTGCCTTCCGATTGTCCCGCCTTGCACAGCAATATGGCAGGATCGTACCGGCATTGGCGCGGGTCGTCGATCACGCCGTCCCTTGCGCCGTCCAGAGCATCGCATGCCTGCGTCACCGAACGATGGATTAGGGGGATTTTGTCGGACGCCATGACCGGGCGTTTCCCGTCGGGGTAGACGGCCAGTGCCAGCCAGGGAAAATGGGCGGCGTTTTTGGGGTTATAGTGGACGACCGGGGCCTTCACGAATACGCCGTCAAAATCCTCGGGATAGCGCTGAACCGTCATCAGCCCGGCATTTCCCCCCTTGGAAAAACCGGCAATGTAGCTGTGGTGCGGCCCCTTGCCGTAAAATTCCGATATGATGGCTTTTGCCGCCTGTGCCGACACATGATTGGCGCGATAGGCAAAATCGACGCGGGCCTGTTGGTTGTTATGGGCCCACACCCCGTCGAAGGGGGCTCGACCATAGTGGCCGCCATCGTTCGTCAGCGTCGCATAGCCGCCGTGCAGGCCGGGCACGACGATGTCTTCCCCCACCTTTCCGCACCACGCGTCACAGGCCGCGAGCATGAAGCGACCGTTCCATGCATTGGAAAGGGGTAGCGAAAGGCTGAATTTAACGGACGGCGTGATATATCCTTCTACCTTGCAATGGGTCGGATAGACGGAGATTTCCTGCATCGGATTGCCTTGCGAATGGCTTCGCCGCACGAACATCATCCGTTCTTGCGGGGAAGCGACCCGACCTGCAACGACTGCGGTCGAAACGATGACGCCCGGCGTGTCGGCCACCGTTTCGATGTTAAGATTGTTGATCGCGTGGCATCGGGCCGCAAATTCCGCCGGAACGGCGGGAGTTGCTGGCGCGGGTTCGGCCTGTGCCGACGGTATGGTGGCAAGTGCCGCTGTCATAATGACGGTCATAGTTTCGAATATTTTCATCAACCCCCCTGTCTGGCTGGAGCGCTACCCTCAGCCCCCGGCTCAGCCTGCCTTTTCAGGCACCTGCCGCTTGAGGGTAGTTATCGACCGACCGAAACAATAACGCACACATTGCATTTTGCA from Sphingomonas hengshuiensis encodes the following:
- a CDS encoding tannase/feruloyl esterase family alpha/beta hydrolase, which produces MTVIMTAALATIPSAQAEPAPATPAVPAEFAARCHAINNLNIETVADTPGVIVSTAVVAGRVASPQERMMFVRRSHSQGNPMQEISVYPTHCKVEGYITPSVKFSLSLPLSNAWNGRFMLAACDAWCGKVGEDIVVPGLHGGYATLTNDGGHYGRAPFDGVWAHNNQQARVDFAYRANHVSAQAAKAIISEFYGKGPHHSYIAGFSKGGNAGLMTVQRYPEDFDGVFVKAPVVHYNPKNAAHFPWLALAVYPDGKRPVMASDKIPLIHRSVTQACDALDGARDGVIDDPRQCRYDPAILLCKAGQSEGKNECLNGAQVAALRKIYTKPTNERGETYFDYPVDIGSEMDWAGSILPPPGPAVPGIPFALTGAATGLRYMAVKDNPGPGYDWTQFHYVKEKARIDEMSRTLDPDAIDLSAFHARGGKMIIVHGWGDAMVSAAMTIDWFAEVNKKMGAGTVADFVQLYVIPGMAHGSGGTGPFVFDAQSALVRWVEQKVAPSQLMMGDMPGTAPMRQRAFYPWPALSRYKGKGDMGATESYRRTAP
- a CDS encoding FAD-binding oxidoreductase, whose amino-acid sequence is MNSDDLAGYRMDGRGMGGGLPLAVVRPVDEQGVSALVRLTADEGLRLVVQGACTGLAGAGLAENGDLVINLDRLSRYISIDPENRTATVDAGVRLSALNAAAAEHGLFFPVDLGADPSLGGMVAANTGGARLLRYGDVRANLMVLDVVMADGKGTRLTLGAPLWKNNTGIDLKQLLVGSGGSMGIVTRVTVALQPLPSVQLTAMVALRDPHKVLDLLRVLEGGLGTLLTAFEGIGPKAFEAALGHVPGLRAPFAPTPPYVVLLEISAGAAFEAEWLEEQLAELLAPLMEGDDAPILDVAIDHRDGLWAIRHAVPEGLRASGTVVACDIALTRGQVMRFRDDVAARIATEVPALVPHDFGHIGDGGLHYNCVWPRDSGPVDAAAVERARAIIFDTVVREYGGSFSAEHGIGPRNISNYRRFVSARVRKLTGAVQRLFAPVPGGRIDFGME
- a CDS encoding LysR substrate-binding domain-containing protein — its product is MSESRRLLPPMSALNTFVAAARYDSFSRAGEQVGLTQSAVSRQVAILEDWLQTPLFDRRGRRVSLNSAGQAYADQIRPALDRVRAATERALRHREGRELLIATLPSFGMRWLAPRLPELTLRHPGMTVSFSLRSLPFDLRDETFDAAVHFGQPDWPNGSHLFLFREEAIVVAAPDWLAAHRVASPEDLVGLPLLSQSSRSTAWSRWFASCGIACPETIVGAKFEQFLMLAQAAAAGAGAALIPRFLIEPEIKSGTLVQPFAQTLSSDDAYYLVTRLDRPDDVSVNMFRDWIADHAEIEASSLTS
- a CDS encoding 2-oxoadipate dioxygenase/decarboxylase family protein is translated as MIVQNECGALALAGTLLDESRRDYIENLLEPMVPAAQADGQGVTRSCFAAALNLVLFADLLYRVPSGATYVDDVRWSGGKVCFDHGAIRTIRFPDGMTGLLPQGELAFRRILEPLGYEVAAIYPLPTLKMTGRAYRHRDFPETIPQFFVSELHVEEFDEAFGAAAQRVFGTSQDPLDAAANAALARFAAGQALSFEEARRVLPTLVRAFDRQHAQPSLADYEVLKIVSKEAAWIATEGNAFNHATDRVPDIDKLAAEQKAMGRPMKEKIEVSRKGRVRQTAYRADMIERKFSTPEGDQTLFVPGSFYEFISRDLDPDTGVLDLSFDSGNATGIFHMTKAA
- the tnpB gene encoding IS66 family insertion sequence element accessory protein TnpB, with protein sequence MPIPLRPDYDASSVRKAACHSKDGAQTRRLLALAAIYEGASRTEAARISISTLGDARRATGCRRATKRRSCRRLSLSWPCLMGVRGNPDRAWRHDDPGAGRGQRRSYRACFAGGEGSAVIIPPGPLKVLVAVKPVDFRKGMVGLAALVERELQRDPFSGIAAIGKPVERRSRPLALRKAKPLLTNRTLRHPMPSSSENP